Proteins from a single region of Paenibacillus sp. BIHB 4019:
- a CDS encoding stalk domain-containing protein has product MKKLTIAVVLGTTIVASMATGAYGATKLQEIKAYLNKDIAFKVDGKPVQLRDGNNNTVVPISYKGTTYLPVRSISDALGVAVDYDGKTQLIQLGEKVEGVSISSSLTTNTYRTKDSAQTTYNGKDYKEALFDNAESSRSSSFILEPKKKYQKLYLQIAAVGQDLGKLTVKDTGTDTILKTTEINVADGLVTVEVDIGGANQLYVYADAQKDGAVFVPLTTSYYK; this is encoded by the coding sequence GTTGCAAGCATGGCAACGGGTGCTTACGGCGCAACGAAGCTGCAAGAAATTAAAGCTTATTTGAATAAAGACATTGCCTTTAAGGTGGATGGCAAGCCTGTGCAGCTGCGGGATGGCAATAATAATACCGTTGTCCCGATTAGCTATAAGGGCACAACCTATCTTCCAGTAAGATCGATTTCCGATGCGCTTGGCGTTGCGGTTGACTATGACGGCAAGACGCAATTGATACAGCTTGGCGAAAAAGTAGAAGGCGTTTCCATCTCAAGCTCCTTGACCACCAATACGTACCGCACGAAAGATTCTGCGCAAACAACCTATAACGGCAAAGATTATAAAGAAGCCCTATTTGATAATGCAGAAAGCTCCCGTTCAAGCTCGTTTATTTTGGAGCCTAAGAAAAAGTACCAAAAGCTGTATCTTCAAATCGCAGCCGTTGGGCAAGACTTGGGCAAATTAACGGTGAAGGACACGGGTACGGATACGATTTTGAAAACGACAGAAATTAACGTGGCCGACGGCCTTGTCACGGTTGAAGTGGATATCGGCGGTGCAAACCAGCTGTACGTTTATGCCGATGCCCAAAAGGACGGAGCAGTATTCGTTCCGCTCACAACATCCTATTACAAATAA
- a CDS encoding DUF2062 domain-containing protein — MRTKMLRKFKYYCLRLLRIKKSDHVVALGSVLGFLHCWFPTFIVGLPISLLLTRLLRGNLAACVIFSTIGSFTWPGLFYLNYKVGFWLNRLVGAPAANHPAHMALAPPVTHKVGHFASFGHLGMNFLIGSIVNSIVFSLIGYFVIRFILNRYRPTLITKLKSQGKGVRRSLSVG; from the coding sequence GTGAGAACAAAAATGCTGCGAAAATTCAAATATTATTGCTTGCGCCTGCTCCGTATAAAAAAAAGCGACCATGTCGTGGCGCTTGGCAGCGTACTCGGCTTTCTGCACTGCTGGTTCCCGACTTTTATCGTCGGACTGCCGATCTCCCTGCTGCTGACTCGGCTGCTTCGCGGCAATTTGGCCGCCTGCGTTATTTTTTCGACGATCGGCTCTTTTACTTGGCCGGGACTGTTTTATTTGAATTATAAAGTCGGATTTTGGCTGAATCGCCTTGTCGGCGCTCCAGCCGCCAACCATCCCGCCCATATGGCGCTTGCGCCGCCTGTTACGCATAAGGTCGGACATTTTGCTTCCTTCGGCCATTTGGGCATGAATTTTCTGATTGGCTCCATCGTCAACAGCATCGTTTTTTCCTTAATCGGCTATTTTGTCATCCGCTTTATCCTCAATCGTTATCGACCCACTCTAATTACCAAGCTCAAAAGCCAAGGCAAAGGCGTTCGCCGCAGTCTATCTGTCGGTTAA
- a CDS encoding endo-1,4-beta-xylanase, producing the protein MQFKKRILASWMVMSLFIGAAIPFSNAVIADKVPQIVLGSDFEDGSLQGWKARIGQEKLSLSKQEANTGSGSMLVEGRKRTYNGPMLDLRKQLLPNKEYEISAYIRLKEKPAKDITMQLTVYKNSGAASWSPLKQMTIKKEEWQEWHELKGTFLHGDTPSELKLYLETPYITDDTVDTTAFYVDDVSIAVISDMAIEDDIPAIKEVYKDDFTIGAAVYPWQMEGIYGDLLKKHFNSLTATYEMKPKFLAPKQGQYAFAAADRYVRFAQANDMVVRGHALIWHTDAAEWMYWDNNGKPASRTLALSRMKQYIEKVMKRYKGKVYAWDVVNEAIADTGGDKNGLRQTSWYKTIGPDYIEKAFEFARAADPSAKLYYNDYGTETPQKRQEIYQLLKRLKSKGLIDGVGLQSHYKLESPSTQEIEKTIKLYAGLGLDIQITELDIDTRISFGTAIPEAIAVQQAYRYKELLELYKKYGKSISSVTFWGVQDEKTYNNQALLFDTELQAKPAYWGVADSSQLPSDPQSRTVALRASPRVQQTADPIWDQAVSSQLTQLGSEKTSFKTLWDGTNLYVQVIVADKTRDDADQVELYVQENGQEGSDNAQEARRLIFPRLNHQKGSYSYVTRALATGYMVETVIPWQAVKGANGREIGFEVKIIEGSSGASKPIYWNDSAWPSDSAGKLGAVWLADMPK; encoded by the coding sequence ATGCAGTTCAAAAAACGAATATTGGCTTCATGGATGGTGATGTCGCTTTTCATAGGCGCGGCCATTCCCTTCTCCAATGCTGTTATCGCGGACAAGGTTCCACAGATTGTGCTCGGCAGCGATTTTGAAGATGGCAGCCTGCAAGGCTGGAAAGCCAGAATCGGACAGGAGAAGCTTAGCCTCAGCAAGCAAGAGGCGAACACCGGCAGCGGGAGCATGCTGGTAGAGGGGCGAAAGCGAACCTACAATGGCCCTATGCTCGATCTTAGGAAGCAGCTGCTCCCTAATAAAGAATATGAAATATCGGCGTACATTAGGCTGAAGGAAAAGCCTGCCAAAGATATAACGATGCAGTTGACCGTTTATAAAAATTCAGGGGCGGCAAGCTGGAGCCCGCTGAAGCAAATGACAATCAAGAAGGAGGAATGGCAAGAGTGGCATGAGCTCAAGGGAACGTTTCTTCACGGAGACACCCCGTCCGAGCTGAAGCTGTACCTGGAAACGCCGTACATAACGGATGATACAGTTGATACGACAGCTTTTTATGTGGATGATGTATCGATTGCGGTTATTTCTGACATGGCGATAGAGGACGATATTCCGGCGATAAAGGAGGTTTATAAAGACGATTTTACGATTGGAGCGGCGGTATACCCGTGGCAAATGGAAGGCATTTATGGCGATTTGCTCAAAAAGCATTTCAACAGCTTAACCGCAACCTACGAGATGAAGCCGAAATTTCTGGCACCGAAGCAGGGGCAATATGCATTCGCGGCAGCCGATCGTTACGTCCGTTTTGCACAGGCGAATGATATGGTGGTGCGCGGCCATGCGCTGATTTGGCATACGGATGCGGCGGAATGGATGTATTGGGACAATAATGGGAAGCCAGCTAGCCGAACGCTGGCGCTATCTCGTATGAAGCAATATATCGAGAAGGTCATGAAGCGCTACAAGGGCAAGGTGTATGCATGGGATGTCGTGAATGAGGCGATTGCGGACACTGGCGGCGATAAAAACGGGCTTCGCCAAACGTCATGGTATAAAACGATAGGACCGGATTACATTGAAAAAGCGTTTGAGTTTGCTCGCGCCGCCGATCCGTCCGCCAAGCTTTATTACAATGATTATGGCACGGAAACGCCGCAGAAGCGGCAGGAAATTTATCAGCTGCTTAAGCGCCTGAAGAGCAAGGGACTGATTGACGGCGTAGGGCTGCAATCCCATTATAAGCTGGAGTCGCCATCGACGCAGGAGATCGAGAAAACGATCAAGCTGTATGCCGGGCTCGGCTTGGACATTCAAATTACGGAGCTGGATATCGATACCCGGATCAGCTTCGGCACGGCAATACCGGAGGCGATTGCGGTACAGCAGGCCTACCGTTACAAGGAGCTGCTGGAGCTTTATAAAAAATACGGCAAATCGATCTCATCTGTGACCTTCTGGGGTGTGCAGGATGAGAAGACGTACAACAATCAGGCGCTTTTATTTGATACGGAGCTGCAAGCTAAACCAGCTTATTGGGGAGTGGCAGATTCGTCCCAGCTGCCGTCAGATCCACAAAGCCGGACGGTCGCTCTAAGAGCTTCGCCAAGAGTACAGCAGACAGCCGATCCCATTTGGGATCAAGCAGTCTCCTCTCAGCTTACGCAATTGGGCAGCGAGAAGACGAGCTTTAAGACGCTATGGGATGGGACAAATCTTTATGTTCAGGTCATAGTAGCGGACAAAACCCGCGATGACGCTGATCAGGTAGAGCTGTATGTTCAGGAAAATGGGCAGGAGGGCAGCGATAATGCACAAGAAGCAAGAAGGCTGATTTTCCCTCGTCTGAATCATCAGAAGGGGAGCTATTCTTATGTAACCAGAGCGCTCGCCACTGGCTATATGGTGGAAACGGTCATTCCTTGGCAGGCAGTCAAGGGCGCAAATGGCCGGGAAATTGGTTTTGAGGTGAAAATCATAGAAGGATCGTCCGGCGCAAGCAAGCCCATCTATTGGAACGACAGTGCTTGGCCGAGCGATTCAGCGGGCAAGCTGGGAGCGGTCTGGCTGGCGGATATGCCGAAATAA
- a CDS encoding XRE family transcriptional regulator, whose protein sequence is MNLLKERVEFLCKKRSLARKDLVEGLVTQAHFANILAERYPFADDLAELIATRLAVSPEYLTQAGLQDDATLERAEEIFARLSQPVSTLTEADVNELDDKNDALTIELTTALMKAVYYQQMNDRDAYEYIHRTYLHYYLEKFGREDDPELPVPLKKALFLYKIQHYRSKNQYFEALNNSKRLSALVEKGSEIWLTVQNFLMEASVYSKQYEPAKAIYEQTMQYVYSERLYHRLSGQHLAYSGYCFAMGRYEEALLALSMAEAHLVYTPSPGDLFPSIMNNRIIMLTLLGELDKASDEIARFEELAQQETDETKQLLEPLLLIYRCEVAFASKNWGLLSQGLRLLASYPLTEDQQMTAVFYESQLALSSDKKEAFMEAALSCLPYFEQTQQTMRLEPLYETLAIASEDSRRYKESALYYRKLVYLLRNK, encoded by the coding sequence ATGAATTTGCTAAAGGAACGGGTTGAGTTTCTATGTAAAAAACGCAGTTTAGCGCGCAAGGATTTGGTCGAGGGGCTTGTGACGCAAGCGCATTTCGCCAATATTTTGGCAGAGCGGTATCCGTTTGCCGACGATTTGGCAGAGCTGATTGCCACTCGCCTTGCCGTCTCGCCCGAATATTTAACTCAAGCCGGCTTGCAGGATGATGCCACGCTTGAGCGCGCTGAGGAGATTTTCGCCCGGCTGTCACAGCCTGTTTCAACGCTGACTGAGGCTGATGTCAATGAGCTTGATGACAAAAATGACGCGCTAACGATTGAGCTGACTACCGCTTTAATGAAAGCCGTCTATTATCAGCAGATGAATGATAGAGATGCTTATGAATATATTCACCGTACTTATCTTCATTATTATTTAGAGAAGTTTGGACGCGAGGACGACCCGGAATTGCCTGTTCCGCTCAAGAAGGCGCTATTTTTGTATAAAATTCAGCATTACCGGTCCAAAAATCAATACTTTGAAGCGTTAAATAACAGCAAGCGTTTAAGCGCACTGGTGGAAAAAGGCTCGGAAATTTGGTTAACGGTGCAAAACTTTTTAATGGAAGCCTCTGTTTACAGCAAGCAATATGAACCGGCTAAGGCGATTTACGAGCAAACGATGCAGTATGTGTACAGCGAACGGCTGTATCATCGATTATCCGGCCAGCATCTGGCCTACAGCGGCTACTGCTTTGCGATGGGACGTTATGAGGAAGCTCTGCTCGCATTGTCGATGGCGGAAGCCCATCTCGTCTATACGCCTAGCCCAGGCGACCTGTTTCCGTCGATAATGAACAATCGCATCATTATGCTGACGCTGCTCGGCGAGCTGGATAAAGCATCCGATGAAATAGCCCGCTTCGAGGAGCTCGCGCAGCAGGAAACGGACGAAACGAAGCAGCTGCTTGAGCCGCTTTTGCTCATCTATCGCTGCGAGGTGGCCTTCGCCTCCAAAAACTGGGGCCTGCTCTCGCAAGGACTTCGCTTGCTTGCCAGCTACCCGCTGACGGAGGATCAGCAAATGACAGCCGTTTTTTATGAAAGCCAGCTTGCCCTGTCGAGCGATAAAAAAGAAGCTTTTATGGAAGCTGCCCTATCCTGCCTGCCTTATTTCGAGCAGACCCAGCAGACGATGCGTCTGGAGCCGCTTTATGAGACGCTTGCTATCGCCTCCGAAGACAGTCGCCGCTACAAGGAATCAGCGCTGTACTACCGCAAGCTGGTCTATTTATTACGAAATAAATAG
- a CDS encoding RNA polymerase sigma factor: MLGTHFNQLEASELERLISAVQAGETEHYAAIVQAFQQPLYHYCWRMLANRQDAEDAVQDIFVKAYEAIGGYAPKVHFSAWLYRIAYHHCLNLLRRRRLQKQWLRLFRPSEMTAASAEEELDNRLYTPALAAALAALSLEERNLLILRVFEEKSYAELSVIMGKKPDALKKRMSRIKQKIKQQLQNKGEEAWSESASIMNTTI; this comes from the coding sequence GTGCTCGGGACGCATTTTAATCAATTGGAAGCATCGGAGCTGGAACGGCTAATCAGCGCTGTTCAAGCAGGGGAGACGGAGCATTACGCTGCGATTGTACAAGCTTTTCAGCAGCCGCTTTATCATTATTGCTGGCGGATGCTGGCAAATCGGCAGGACGCAGAGGATGCGGTTCAAGATATTTTTGTAAAAGCGTATGAGGCAATAGGGGGCTATGCGCCCAAGGTGCATTTTTCGGCGTGGCTGTACCGCATTGCCTATCATCACTGCCTGAATTTGCTGCGAAGGCGGCGTTTGCAAAAGCAGTGGCTGCGTTTGTTTCGTCCGAGCGAGATGACGGCTGCAAGCGCGGAAGAGGAGCTGGACAATCGGCTGTATACGCCTGCGCTTGCGGCAGCTCTTGCAGCATTGTCGCTGGAGGAGCGGAATTTGCTTATTTTGCGAGTGTTTGAGGAAAAATCGTATGCCGAGCTTAGTGTCATTATGGGAAAAAAACCGGATGCGCTGAAAAAGAGGATGAGCCGCATTAAGCAAAAGATTAAACAGCAGCTGCAAAATAAGGGGGAAGAAGCATGGAGCGAATCCGCTTCGATCATGAATACAACGATATAA
- a CDS encoding MarR family transcriptional regulator, protein MKDILREIGMIARALDSISNIEFKQFDLTKGQYLYVVRICENPGIIQEKLAEMIKVDRTTAARAIQRLEEQGFIMKKEDDSNKKIKKLFPTEKGDAVYPFLKREGEHSNAVALAGFSSEEADNILQLLQRVRKNIEVDWEFVKKGNKRKY, encoded by the coding sequence ATGAAAGATATTCTTCGTGAAATCGGCATGATTGCTCGGGCTTTGGATTCCATCAGCAACATTGAATTTAAACAATTTGATCTGACAAAAGGGCAGTATTTATATGTGGTGCGCATTTGTGAAAATCCAGGCATCATCCAAGAAAAACTGGCGGAAATGATTAAGGTCGATCGCACGACTGCTGCCCGGGCTATCCAGAGGCTGGAGGAGCAGGGCTTTATCATGAAAAAAGAGGACGATAGCAATAAAAAAATTAAAAAACTGTTTCCGACAGAAAAAGGCGATGCCGTTTATCCATTCCTCAAGCGCGAAGGGGAGCATTCCAATGCGGTTGCACTAGCTGGATTTTCATCGGAAGAGGCGGATAACATCTTGCAGCTTCTTCAGCGAGTGAGAAAAAATATTGAAGTAGATTGGGAGTTTGTGAAAAAAGGAAACAAACGCAAATATTAA
- a CDS encoding GNAT family N-acetyltransferase — protein sequence MYSSIIQTQADLNIALQIRQQVFVEEQGTPLQDEFDEFDDFDALKDRVQHILVYYNEKPAGTGRLRTVDGFAKLERICILPPFRQFGLGKVIVQTLEEIAKELGYNRFKLHGQQQAEGFYHKLGYETVSDLFMEDGIPHVLMVKRLAAEGSGKDGIA from the coding sequence ATGTATTCAAGCATTATACAAACTCAAGCTGATTTAAACATTGCCTTGCAAATCCGCCAGCAAGTATTTGTCGAAGAGCAAGGCACTCCCTTGCAGGATGAATTTGATGAATTCGACGATTTTGATGCGCTGAAGGATCGGGTACAGCATATTTTAGTTTATTATAACGAAAAACCGGCCGGAACTGGGCGTTTAAGAACGGTAGATGGATTTGCCAAGCTTGAGCGCATCTGTATTTTGCCCCCATTTCGGCAATTTGGGCTGGGAAAAGTGATCGTGCAAACTTTAGAGGAAATAGCCAAGGAGCTCGGATATAACCGATTTAAATTGCATGGACAGCAGCAGGCAGAAGGCTTTTATCATAAGCTGGGCTATGAAACCGTCTCAGACCTATTTATGGAGGACGGGATTCCGCATGTATTAATGGTAAAAAGATTAGCTGCGGAGGGCTCAGGAAAAGATGGGATAGCGTGA
- a CDS encoding pentapeptide repeat-containing protein, whose amino-acid sequence MNNKNIVQYFYEHQFLPALDQKMTAIEEELQHHQEQWINQFLETFKRICLRIREMQDSDQKGPISLIHFCLLRRSMMDHSCYFIEAYSERWYENSAPLFEEYDAAWLYHSLPAFIQEMTESYEGYGECAKSTEFEAMMLKAVGCYHLFAVALLRAAMPEAIMLEEYKSIKRELALRISIGEYTDLSEDVLVDYQGLQDVKEIRRRLEESKASSIAYGCYRNLKLPQVRAESNDLRYADFSGSDLQGSRFQRCDLMGTRWNGCLAPESDFRYSSLPEADFRHADLRGAVFDYVRGHEPRDHRRTGMMGVRFDHADLEGASFIGATFGRTSFEGANLQRALFSRQIKDSYSFSDEQIHSIRWVD is encoded by the coding sequence ATGAATAACAAGAATATCGTGCAATATTTTTATGAGCATCAATTTCTCCCGGCGCTGGATCAGAAAATGACTGCGATTGAAGAAGAGCTTCAGCATCATCAGGAGCAATGGATCAACCAATTTCTGGAAACCTTTAAGCGTATATGCTTACGAATTAGGGAAATGCAGGATTCGGATCAAAAAGGCCCGATTTCGCTTATCCATTTTTGCTTGCTGCGCAGGTCGATGATGGATCATTCCTGTTATTTCATTGAAGCGTATTCGGAAAGGTGGTATGAGAACTCGGCGCCGCTGTTTGAGGAATATGATGCCGCTTGGCTATATCACTCGCTGCCGGCGTTCATACAGGAAATGACCGAATCGTACGAAGGATACGGGGAATGTGCCAAGTCTACAGAATTTGAAGCGATGATGCTGAAAGCAGTGGGCTGTTACCATTTATTTGCGGTTGCATTGCTGCGGGCAGCGATGCCGGAAGCCATTATGCTGGAGGAATATAAGTCCATTAAACGAGAGCTCGCTTTGCGTATCAGCATTGGCGAATATACAGATCTTAGCGAGGATGTGCTGGTCGATTATCAAGGCTTGCAGGATGTGAAGGAAATTCGCAGGCGGCTGGAAGAGAGCAAGGCAAGCAGCATTGCTTATGGGTGCTACCGTAATTTAAAGCTGCCCCAGGTGCGAGCGGAATCGAATGATTTGCGGTATGCGGATTTTAGTGGCAGCGACCTGCAGGGGAGCCGCTTTCAGCGCTGTGATCTGATGGGTACGAGATGGAATGGCTGCCTTGCACCCGAGTCGGATTTTCGATATTCGTCGCTGCCGGAAGCAGATTTTCGCCATGCCGATTTGCGCGGAGCTGTGTTTGATTATGTGCGCGGCCATGAGCCGAGAGATCATCGAAGGACGGGAATGATGGGCGTGCGTTTCGATCATGCAGATCTGGAAGGCGCGAGCTTCATCGGGGCGACCTTTGGCCGGACAAGCTTTGAAGGAGCAAACCTTCAGCGTGCGTTATTTTCCCGTCAAATAAAAGATAGCTACAGCTTCTCAGATGAACAGATTCATAGCATACGGTGGGTCGATTAA
- a CDS encoding glycoside hydrolase, with product MKNKLRNKSFILMMIAAMLALVPASAYAASDSTPYAKLNFNSNKYYLFNNSWGSSGISGWWQTVYHNSNTNFGYVWNWPTTTGGVKAFPSIVSGWHWTEGYTPGSGLPTRLSDNKAINSGVTYSIDPATNGQYNNAYDIWLHSTGTATWSSTPTEEIMIWNRWTSGVGPIGGLVASNVSIGGQGYDVYRGEITDNGVHLWWVYSFLKRTQTDNFTINVKNFTDYLVGKSYFPTTRYVSSIEYGTEITNGSGQLNYSNFYANVQ from the coding sequence TTGAAGAACAAGCTTCGCAACAAATCGTTCATTTTGATGATGATAGCCGCTATGCTCGCCCTAGTACCTGCTTCCGCTTATGCCGCATCCGATTCCACACCTTATGCCAAACTAAATTTTAACAGCAATAAATATTATTTATTTAACAACTCTTGGGGCAGCTCGGGCATTTCCGGCTGGTGGCAGACCGTTTATCATAACAGCAATACGAACTTTGGATATGTGTGGAACTGGCCAACTACGACAGGCGGCGTAAAAGCTTTCCCTTCGATTGTAAGCGGCTGGCACTGGACAGAAGGCTATACACCGGGCAGCGGGCTGCCGACACGGCTCTCTGACAATAAAGCGATTAACAGCGGAGTAACCTATTCTATTGATCCTGCCACGAATGGCCAATATAACAATGCCTATGATATTTGGCTGCATAGCACAGGTACGGCAACATGGAGCAGCACGCCGACGGAGGAAATTATGATTTGGAACCGCTGGACAAGCGGGGTTGGCCCGATTGGCGGGCTCGTGGCATCCAACGTTTCCATAGGCGGACAAGGCTACGACGTTTATCGCGGGGAAATTACCGATAACGGGGTACATCTATGGTGGGTCTATTCCTTCCTCAAACGGACGCAGACGGATAACTTCACCATCAATGTGAAAAACTTTACCGATTATCTCGTTGGCAAAAGCTATTTCCCAACAACCCGCTACGTCAGCAGCATAGAATATGGCACCGAAATTACAAATGGCAGCGGTCAGCTTAATTATTCGAACTTCTACGCAAACGTTCAATAA
- a CDS encoding TetR/AcrR family transcriptional regulator, translating to MRPEMSSIKQSRLNSILDEATKLLIEKPNASMNEIADSAGIGIATLHRYVESREQLMIYLGLRAIEVVSETMKDIRLDEDNCESYIPMLIEALIPLGDKLHFIAHDTTINYNEEIIGADLKLREPVLHAIGLLQQKGYFRHDVDKNWIVNVLYSLLFLTWQQVVSGDIARKSAAALVVDTFYHGFKTP from the coding sequence ATGAGACCAGAAATGTCATCGATCAAGCAATCGAGGCTTAACTCTATTCTGGATGAAGCGACCAAGCTGCTTATAGAGAAGCCCAATGCGTCGATGAATGAAATTGCAGATTCGGCAGGGATCGGGATCGCTACGCTGCATCGGTATGTGGAAAGCAGGGAGCAATTGATGATTTATTTGGGCCTGCGCGCAATCGAGGTCGTCAGTGAAACTATGAAGGACATTCGACTTGATGAGGACAACTGTGAAAGCTACATCCCGATGCTCATTGAAGCGCTCATCCCATTAGGGGATAAGCTTCATTTCATTGCCCATGATACAACGATTAATTATAACGAGGAAATTATTGGAGCAGATCTAAAGCTGAGGGAGCCTGTGCTGCATGCAATCGGCTTGCTGCAGCAAAAAGGTTATTTTCGCCATGATGTAGATAAGAACTGGATTGTGAATGTCCTGTATTCCCTCCTGTTCCTGACATGGCAGCAAGTCGTAAGCGGGGATATTGCTAGAAAATCCGCAGCAGCCTTGGTCGTGGACACATTCTACCATGGTTTTAAAACACCCTAA